In the Pseudolabrys taiwanensis genome, one interval contains:
- a CDS encoding Bug family tripartite tricarboxylate transporter substrate binding protein, translating to MRTFIRLAALLVPLVIASAAGAQNYPNRVVKMVVPFGAGGPADVYARVLAQYLTEETKQSFVIENRPGAGAVIGTDAVAKATPDGYTLLVMSNTHTTNESLLANKPYQLMRDFVPVATINYSDLLMVVNPSVPAKTVKEFIDLAKKEPGKLNYASSGPGTPYHMAGELFKAMSHTDVVHVPHKASGDARNSVVSGTVQMMLDAVTTMKALSEGGQVRALATTGATRNPLTPDLPTVAETVPGYEATIWLGVMAPKGTPKEVIAYLNAAINKVINRDDVKAAWLKQGAIPLVKTPEEFDAYLRKDIEKWAEVVKVSGAKVQ from the coding sequence ATGCGTACATTCATTCGTCTGGCGGCTCTGCTGGTGCCGCTTGTGATCGCGAGCGCCGCGGGCGCGCAGAACTATCCGAACCGTGTCGTGAAGATGGTCGTGCCGTTCGGCGCGGGCGGACCGGCCGACGTCTATGCGCGCGTTCTGGCACAGTATCTGACCGAAGAGACCAAGCAGTCTTTCGTGATCGAGAACCGTCCCGGCGCCGGCGCGGTGATCGGCACCGACGCCGTCGCCAAGGCGACGCCGGACGGCTACACGCTGCTGGTCATGTCGAACACGCACACCACCAACGAGTCCTTGCTGGCCAACAAGCCGTACCAGTTGATGCGCGACTTCGTGCCGGTGGCGACGATCAACTACTCGGACTTGTTGATGGTGGTGAATCCCTCGGTCCCGGCCAAGACGGTGAAAGAGTTCATCGATCTGGCGAAGAAAGAGCCGGGTAAACTCAATTACGCCTCGTCCGGTCCGGGCACGCCGTATCACATGGCCGGCGAGCTGTTCAAAGCCATGAGCCACACCGACGTCGTGCACGTGCCGCACAAGGCGTCCGGCGACGCGCGCAACAGCGTCGTCTCCGGCACCGTGCAGATGATGCTCGACGCCGTCACCACCATGAAGGCGCTTTCGGAAGGCGGCCAGGTGCGCGCGCTCGCCACCACCGGTGCCACCCGCAACCCGCTGACGCCCGACCTGCCGACGGTGGCGGAAACGGTCCCCGGTTACGAGGCCACCATCTGGCTCGGCGTGATGGCGCCAAAGGGCACGCCGAAAGAGGTCATTGCGTACCTCAATGCCGCCATCAATAAGGTGATCAATCGCGACGACGTGAAAGCGGCGTGGTTGAAGCAGGGCGCGATTCCGCTGGTGAAGACGCCGGAGGAGTTCGATGCCTATCTGCGCAAGGATATCGAGAAGTGGGCCGAGGTCGTGAAGGTCTCGGGCGCGAAGGTGCAGTAA
- a CDS encoding acetyl/propionyl/methylcrotonyl-CoA carboxylase subunit alpha — protein sequence MFSSVLIANRGEIACRIARTAKRLGLRTIAVYSEADANALHVRVCDEAYAIGPAAAAQSYLVIEKIIAAAQGAGADCIHPGYGFLSENAAFSEACAAAGIVFVGPPPGAIRAMGLKDRAKALMEQAGVPVVPGFHGDKQDPAFLKRKAYEIGYPVLIKAVAGGGGKGMRRVERHADFDAALEAAQREAQSAFGDARVLIEKYVTSPRHIEVQVFADAHGNAIHLNERDCSLQRRHQKVIEEAPAPGMSAALRAKMGQAATAAALAVGYRGAGTVEFIADGTGGLKDDGFWFMEMNTRLQVEHPVTEAITGLDLVEWQFRIAAGEPLPLAQDQVGVDGHAVEARLYAEDPERGFLPSTGTLVALQFPRGQGLRIDSGVEAGDSVTPFYDPMIAKVIAHGATRDEALDKLADALEHTVVAGPRSNAGFLAALARADDFRQGAFDTSFIDTHMGSLGAVPHGLDRAATARGAQALLAKERARFAVSDRPASPWDAGDAFQLSGPRTLSLPVIAEGETVTAHVAYEADGPRVMIGDEAPARDAETIMAEDAVYVLRAGRQTKVTLRDHVLDEGADGGGGGLVRAPMHGKVLAVLVEKGATVTRGQRVAIIEAMKMEHTLTAPIDGVVTDVSALRDAQVAEGAKILVIEAQA from the coding sequence ATGTTCTCATCCGTCCTGATTGCCAATCGCGGCGAGATCGCCTGCCGCATCGCCCGCACGGCCAAACGCCTGGGGCTGCGGACCATTGCCGTCTACTCGGAGGCCGACGCCAATGCATTGCATGTCCGCGTCTGCGATGAGGCCTATGCGATCGGCCCGGCGGCGGCGGCGCAGAGCTATCTGGTGATCGAGAAGATCATAGCCGCCGCGCAAGGCGCCGGCGCCGACTGCATCCATCCCGGCTACGGCTTCCTGTCCGAGAACGCGGCCTTCTCCGAGGCCTGTGCGGCGGCCGGCATCGTCTTCGTCGGCCCGCCGCCGGGCGCGATCCGCGCCATGGGCCTCAAGGACCGCGCCAAGGCGCTGATGGAGCAGGCCGGCGTGCCGGTGGTGCCCGGCTTCCACGGTGACAAGCAGGACCCGGCGTTCCTCAAGCGCAAGGCCTATGAGATCGGCTATCCGGTGCTGATCAAGGCGGTGGCCGGCGGCGGCGGCAAAGGCATGCGGCGTGTCGAGCGTCATGCCGATTTCGACGCCGCGCTCGAGGCGGCGCAACGCGAGGCGCAGTCGGCCTTCGGCGACGCGCGCGTGCTGATCGAGAAATACGTGACGAGCCCGCGGCACATCGAGGTGCAGGTCTTCGCCGACGCGCATGGCAACGCGATTCACCTCAATGAACGCGATTGCTCCTTGCAGCGCCGCCATCAGAAGGTGATCGAGGAAGCGCCGGCGCCGGGCATGAGCGCGGCGCTGCGCGCCAAGATGGGACAGGCGGCGACGGCCGCCGCGCTTGCCGTCGGCTATCGCGGCGCGGGCACGGTCGAGTTCATCGCCGACGGCACGGGTGGCCTCAAGGACGATGGCTTCTGGTTCATGGAGATGAACACGCGGCTTCAGGTCGAACATCCGGTGACGGAAGCGATCACCGGTCTCGATCTCGTCGAATGGCAATTCCGCATCGCCGCCGGTGAACCGTTGCCGTTGGCGCAAGATCAGGTCGGCGTCGACGGCCACGCCGTGGAGGCGCGGCTCTATGCCGAGGACCCGGAACGCGGCTTCCTGCCGTCGACCGGCACACTCGTCGCGCTGCAATTCCCGCGCGGCCAAGGCCTCCGCATCGACAGCGGCGTCGAAGCCGGCGACAGCGTGACGCCGTTCTACGATCCGATGATTGCCAAAGTGATCGCGCATGGCGCGACGCGCGACGAGGCGCTCGACAAGCTGGCCGACGCGCTCGAGCACACCGTCGTCGCCGGGCCCCGTAGCAATGCCGGCTTCCTGGCGGCGCTCGCGCGTGCCGACGACTTCCGCCAGGGCGCGTTCGACACGAGCTTCATCGATACGCATATGGGGTCGCTCGGCGCAGTGCCGCACGGTCTCGACCGCGCCGCCACGGCGCGTGGCGCGCAGGCCCTGCTGGCGAAGGAACGCGCCCGCTTCGCGGTGTCGGACCGGCCGGCCTCGCCCTGGGACGCGGGCGATGCCTTCCAATTGTCCGGCCCGCGCACGTTGTCATTGCCGGTGATCGCCGAAGGCGAAACCGTCACCGCGCATGTGGCTTACGAGGCGGATGGGCCGCGTGTCATGATCGGCGATGAAGCACCTGCGCGCGACGCCGAAACGATCATGGCCGAGGACGCGGTCTATGTGCTGCGCGCCGGCCGCCAGACCAAAGTGACGTTGCGCGACCATGTGCTCGACGAAGGGGCCGATGGCGGCGGCGGCGGTCTCGTGCGTGCGCCGATGCACGGCAAGGTGCTGGCGGTTCTGGTGGAGAAGGGCGCGACCGTCACGCGCGGCCAACGTGTCGCCATCATCGAGGCCATGAAGATGGAGCATACGCTCACCGCGCCGATCGACGGTGTCGTGACCGACGTTTCGGCGCTAAGGGATGCGCAGGTCGCCGAAGGCGCCAAGATCTTAGTCATCGAAGCTCAAGCGTAA
- a CDS encoding DUF1489 family protein encodes MPLHLIKLCVGCDSVADLEEWIKLKAKEKKRRGQKPEHIHTTRMYPKRADELTAGGSLYWVIKGQITCREKILDIRQTTGKDGIKRCQVVLDGKVTLVEPRPRQAFQGWRYLEDKEAPRDLARAAPGAASMPEAMRRELQELGLL; translated from the coding sequence ATGCCGCTTCATCTCATCAAGCTCTGTGTCGGCTGCGACTCCGTCGCCGACCTCGAAGAGTGGATCAAGCTCAAGGCCAAGGAGAAGAAGCGGCGCGGCCAGAAGCCGGAGCACATCCATACGACACGCATGTATCCCAAGCGTGCGGACGAACTGACCGCCGGCGGCTCGCTCTACTGGGTGATCAAGGGCCAGATCACCTGCCGCGAGAAGATCCTCGACATCCGCCAGACCACGGGCAAGGACGGCATCAAGCGCTGCCAGGTCGTGCTCGACGGCAAGGTGACGTTGGTCGAGCCGCGACCGCGCCAGGCTTTCCAGGGCTGGCGCTACCTCGAGGACAAGGAAGCGCCGCGCGATCTCGCCCGCGCCGCGCCCGGCGCCGCCAGCATGCCTGAGGCAATGCGGCGGGAATTGCAGGAACTGGGGCTGCTTTAA
- the panC gene encoding pantoate--beta-alanine ligase: MPRRPIIARTVPVLRKTLSPFRRKGERIALVPTMGALHQGHLTLVKEARKRADRVVVSIFVNPTQFAPNEDFGSYPRTFDTDVKALAEAKADVVWAPTPQAMYPEGFATRIAPEGAALTGLEDKFRPHFFGGVATVVAKLFTQVQPDVALFGQKDYQQLQVVTQMAKDLDLAVKVVGIPTVREKDGLALSSRNAYLSAAERAVAPVLARVLKAAAQRIKQGEPSEMVLEEGRAEIARAGFAVDYLEARHAVTLAPIASLKDGPIRLLVAAKIGKTRLIDNLGV, from the coding sequence ATGCCCCGACGACCGATCATCGCCCGCACCGTCCCCGTGCTGCGCAAGACGCTGTCGCCCTTCCGCCGCAAGGGCGAGCGCATTGCCCTCGTGCCGACCATGGGCGCGCTGCATCAGGGCCACCTCACCTTGGTAAAGGAGGCCAGGAAGCGGGCCGATCGCGTGGTCGTATCGATCTTCGTCAACCCGACGCAGTTCGCGCCCAACGAGGACTTCGGCAGCTACCCCAGGACCTTCGACACCGACGTCAAAGCCCTGGCCGAGGCCAAGGCCGACGTCGTCTGGGCGCCAACGCCCCAGGCGATGTATCCGGAGGGCTTCGCCACACGGATCGCGCCGGAGGGCGCGGCGCTCACGGGCCTCGAAGACAAATTCCGCCCGCATTTCTTCGGCGGCGTGGCGACCGTCGTCGCCAAGCTGTTCACCCAAGTTCAGCCCGACGTCGCGTTGTTCGGCCAGAAGGACTATCAGCAGCTCCAGGTCGTCACGCAGATGGCCAAGGACCTCGACTTGGCCGTGAAAGTCGTCGGCATTCCGACCGTGCGCGAGAAGGATGGCCTCGCTCTCTCTTCGCGCAACGCTTATCTGTCGGCGGCAGAGCGCGCGGTGGCGCCGGTGCTGGCGCGCGTGTTGAAGGCGGCCGCCCAGCGCATCAAGCAGGGCGAGCCGTCCGAGATGGTGCTGGAAGAAGGCCGCGCCGAGATCGCGCGCGCCGGCTTCGCGGTCGATTATCTGGAGGCGCGGCACGCGGTGACGCTCGCACCGATCGCCTCGCTGAAGGACGGCCCGATCCGCCTCCTGGTGGCGGCCAAGATCGGCAAGACGCGGCTGATCGATAATCTGGGGGTGTGA